One region of Zingiber officinale cultivar Zhangliang chromosome 7B, Zo_v1.1, whole genome shotgun sequence genomic DNA includes:
- the LOC122003921 gene encoding protein XRI1-like isoform X1, whose amino-acid sequence MMAMDNYFLFPPRTCDCDWDPHTSGSADDLRRQLMPSVVLESPASSSQASTGYLQDAVAEWSLRSKRRRLTSPCPQDILQGFCFGDLLLDQNCMPSDQPGASSSYEKSLQFSRELQRKDSLDSNSKPKPVLTAEVSERGACGNKQSVAYPFAVVKPGGLEGDVTLADINERIFMRPKRPVRHPVGEFAGGPCVVSPVGPGLSGKAVVSLTRIQTRGRGTITIIRTKG is encoded by the exons ATGATGGCCATGGACAACTATTTTCTATTCCCACCCCGGACCTGTGATTGTGATTGGGATCCGCACACCTCTGGATCTGCAGATGATCTCCGTCGACAACTCATGCCTTCGG TAGTACTGGAGTCTCCAGCGTCGTCGTCGCAGGCCTCGACGGGCTACTTGCAGGATGCCGTGGCCGAGTGGAGCCTCCGGAGCAAGCGGCGACGCCTGACTTCGCCGTGTCCGCAGGATATTCTCCAG GGGTTTTGTTTTGGAGATCTCTTGCTCGACCAGAACTGCATGCCATCTGATCAACCAG GTGCTTCTTCCTCCTACGAGAAATCACTGCAATTCTCCAGAGAGCTGCAGCGAAAGGATAGCTTGGATTCAAATTCTAAACCAAAACCAGTACTCACTGCGGAAG TTAGCGAGAGAGGGGCATGTGGGAATAAGCAGAGCGTCGCGTACCCTTTTGCGGTGGTGAAGCCGGGTGGACTGGAGGGAGACGTGACGCTGGCCGACATCAACGAGCGAATTTTCATGAGGCCGAAGCGGCCGGTCCGGCACCCGGTGGGGGAGTTTGCCGGTGGACCGTGCGTGGTCTCGCCGGTGGGACCGGGGCTCTCTGGCAAGGCGGTGGTCAGCCTGACAAGGATTCAAACGCGAGGAAGGGGAACGATAACGATCATAAGGACCAAAGGGTGA
- the LOC122003921 gene encoding uncharacterized protein LOC122003921 isoform X2 produces MMAMDNYFLFPPRTCDCDWDPHTSGSADDLRRQLMPSVLESPASSSQASTGYLQDAVAEWSLRSKRRRLTSPCPQDILQGFCFGDLLLDQNCMPSDQPGASSSYEKSLQFSRELQRKDSLDSNSKPKPVLTAEVSERGACGNKQSVAYPFAVVKPGGLEGDVTLADINERIFMRPKRPVRHPVGEFAGGPCVVSPVGPGLSGKAVVSLTRIQTRGRGTITIIRTKG; encoded by the exons ATGATGGCCATGGACAACTATTTTCTATTCCCACCCCGGACCTGTGATTGTGATTGGGATCCGCACACCTCTGGATCTGCAGATGATCTCCGTCGACAACTCATGCCTTCGG TACTGGAGTCTCCAGCGTCGTCGTCGCAGGCCTCGACGGGCTACTTGCAGGATGCCGTGGCCGAGTGGAGCCTCCGGAGCAAGCGGCGACGCCTGACTTCGCCGTGTCCGCAGGATATTCTCCAG GGGTTTTGTTTTGGAGATCTCTTGCTCGACCAGAACTGCATGCCATCTGATCAACCAG GTGCTTCTTCCTCCTACGAGAAATCACTGCAATTCTCCAGAGAGCTGCAGCGAAAGGATAGCTTGGATTCAAATTCTAAACCAAAACCAGTACTCACTGCGGAAG TTAGCGAGAGAGGGGCATGTGGGAATAAGCAGAGCGTCGCGTACCCTTTTGCGGTGGTGAAGCCGGGTGGACTGGAGGGAGACGTGACGCTGGCCGACATCAACGAGCGAATTTTCATGAGGCCGAAGCGGCCGGTCCGGCACCCGGTGGGGGAGTTTGCCGGTGGACCGTGCGTGGTCTCGCCGGTGGGACCGGGGCTCTCTGGCAAGGCGGTGGTCAGCCTGACAAGGATTCAAACGCGAGGAAGGGGAACGATAACGATCATAAGGACCAAAGGGTGA